aatAATAGGCAAAAAAAAgcattggaaaataaaatccttTAAAAACAATACATAGCTGAAATAATGAAGTATTATCATCGGCCATTCTAACGGGAAAGTGCTGTCGCCGGTAATTTCTCTTTGGAGCACATGGGTCACCACTGAACAAACACAAGGAGACATAACCTACCAAACTGTTCAATGTTTATGGCTCATTATTTGTGAATTAGAGAGATTGTTCATTATATCTACGTGGATTTATCATGGCATCAGTTTACAAGTACGTCACAATTCTAATTACTTTCTCGAATAATTGTTCAAATACCCTAATGATTTTATTACACGTTTCAGGACAATTTATCCCGTCAAGTACCTCAGAGATCATTTGGTAGGATATTTCTCTATTCACATAATTTCAGTGAAATCATTACGGGCTTTAATTACGAATTTAATTAGcttattttttgctttttttctcttattatcatttatttaattccagTCTCAGAATATACGGCCGGATGGTCGTGAATTCCTAAGCTTTCGACCGGCGAGTGTAAACGTTTCATCGATTGGTCAGGCAGACAGCTCTGCAATATTTAAAATTGGAAATACAACAGTTGTATGTGGAATCAAAGCTGTGAGTAATgtctaaaaaattatgtttcaaATGTAATATCTTTTAAATCGAACaacacttgaatttttttctcctcgatAAGGAATTGGCTGCACCAACAGCACAAGCTCCAGACTGTGGATTTTTGATCCCAAATGTGGGATTATCTCCCCTCTGCTCATCAAAATTTCGTCCTGGACCTCCGAGTGATCAAGCACAAGTTGCAACCAAGATCATTGACAATATCTTATGGAATTCCCATATTATTGATCTCAAAGATTTGTGTATTTGCAAGGATAAACTGGCTTGGGTATTGTACTGCGATCTTGAATGCATCGATTCTGATGGATCCATCATTGATGCCTGCTTGGGGTCTCTTATGGCGGCTTTATCcacttgtaaatttttttttttcttatgaaATGTGTGTATAgcatttcaattattaaagaagtgaattttattttctagtgACGTTACCTGAAATTCTTCATAATTCTGAATCACAATCGACGACAGTCCACCCCAGTAACAGAGCTCCTGTACCTTTGAAAGGGATTTTCACCTCAATATCGTTTGCAGTTTTTGACGAGTATGtatttcgtaattttccaATGTTCAGCAAAATGTTTGTAGAatccaacaaaattattttcaatgtgctCGCTGTTTGTTGAAGGAATTTATTGCTTGTTGATCCGACTGATGAAGAAGAAACTCAAGCTCTAGCCAGATTCACAATAGTCATGAACAGGGACGAGTTCAGCTACATTCACAAATCTGGTAAACcctcaaaaaattaatgaattacttGGTAAAATTTGATTTCAGATCATTCAGAATATTTCTCACATTGTCACTTTTAGGTGGAGTTCCCATTAGTCCAGATCTCCTTTCAAAAAGTATAACAAGAGCCAGAAGTCGATCGGAAAATATCAGCAGTTTAATTACAAAAGCGATATCgtcaaaatgataaattaaaagtaaataaaattaatcactttatttgtaatttttaaatgaataaattaattgaaaactattttcatatcgtccaaaaaatatattttcattgcttattaattaatatgaataaatacaaaaaaatattgattaatcAAAAACGCGAAACAAAATCATTCAGTTGCATTGGACAGAATCATTAATTCTCAATCAGGCTGGTGATTTTTAGTgactaaaattataaaatcacaATCGCGAAAATTATCAGATAATCTCAGGTGGAATCAGAAGGTGCAGGTTTTTCGCATAATTCTCATAAACTCCTCCTGCGATATCTCTCCGTCTCCATCTCTATCTGCTTCGTCAATCATCTCCTGCAGTTCTTCATCAGTCAAGTTCTCCCCCAACTCCTTGGCAACTCTCCTCAGATTCTTGAATGTTATTTTACCAGTATCATCGTCATCAAAGAGCTTGAATGCTCGCAGAATTTCCTCCTTCGTGTCCTTCTCCCCCATTTTCAGGGTCATTATGTTGAGAAATTCTTCAAAGGAGAGCTTTCCAATGGCATCTGGATCGGCGTCACTCACTAACTTCTTCAGCTCCTCCTTTTTCGGCTCGAAGCCAAGGGCACGAAGGACAACCTTCAATTCTTTCGTTGGAATTTTTCCCGTGCCGTCTGGATCGAAGAGATCGAAAGCCTCTTTTATGTCTGATTTCTGATCCTCTGTTAGTTCCACTCTCTGAGGAGCCTTTTTGCGAGACGCGATTTGTTTCTTCAGGGGCCCAGCCTGTGAATAATTATAAAgatttctattcattttttcttttttcacgaattttccaaattctcaattctcatattaatttttcgattttctttatattctccttgatttttcatcagaaaataaaagcaatatttattcaacaattagTTACATAAATCGTCTTcagatgaattttaattcacaagaaaagaaaaataattcttaccATTTTAAATAATCTCTTACTTAATATGAATCTTCCTCGTTCACTCAACAAATGACTACTGACAgccaattcaatttatttctgaaCATCCCTGAATGCCCTTTCCAGTAGAATAATTTGTTTGATCGATATATTCGTTAATTATTTGTGTACCGGcaacattaattttccaaacaAACAAGACAATTTCTCCTTGTTCCATGAAATTACTCATCTTTTCTTTTTCTACGATACGAATCTAAGGACGAGTCTTCATGAAGCGACTAACCTAGCCAACATAAATTGGttcacaaaaataaattgcaaacGCGTCGACTGCCCCTTGCATGACAGTTGGTTTATCGGTTTATCATTTTGCTGTTCATCAGTAATTATTcaaacaaataatatttagaaattatttttcgataagagTTGATACAATTAGATTGTCAAAATGGTGAGGATTATTGAAATTGCATTTTACTGATGAGATATACGATTACTCAAATTATCTGTGATTGTTGCTTTGTCATTACGATAGTTAACTGATATTTTTCCTTCTAAATAGATCAAATTATTGAGAACCAATTATTATTTCGTACTATAAACTTATAAATTCATATTctgaaatcatttttcacattctgAGTGGTTTATCATCTCTTTTATACACTTGTAATGACGAGAAATTGAGGTTACGTTTCCGATATCGAGTGTACATTTTGGCGTTAAGGAAAATGGGCGGAATTTTTTAAGAACTACAGAAATTACAAGATTACAACAATCATTATATCATTGCTTCCTCCTGTTTCTTTAAAGTCAAATTACTTTTCCCCTATATTCTAGTTCCGCAATCAATACGACAGCGATGTGACAGTATGGAGTCCTCAGGGTCGCCTCCATCAGGTGGAGTACGCCATGGAGGCGGTAAAACTTGGCTCAGCAACCGTTGGCCTGAAGAACAAGACCCACGCAGTTCTGATTGCTCTCAAGAGAGCGTCATCAGAGTTGTCTGCATACCAGAAGAAAATCATTCCCATCGATAAACACATGGGCATCAGTATTGCTGGACTTACTGCTGATGCCAGAATGCTCAGCAGGTATATGAGGGCAGAGTG
This genomic stretch from Diachasmimorpha longicaudata isolate KC_UGA_2023 chromosome 6, iyDiaLong2, whole genome shotgun sequence harbors:
- the LOC135163888 gene encoding exosome complex component RRP43-like; translation: MASVYKTIYPVKYLRDHLSQNIRPDGREFLSFRPASVNVSSIGQADSSAIFKIGNTTVVCGIKAELAAPTAQAPDCGFLIPNVGLSPLCSSKFRPGPPSDQAQVATKIIDNILWNSHIIDLKDLCICKDKLAWVLYCDLECIDSDGSIIDACLGSLMAALSTLTLPEILHNSESQSTTVHPSNRAPVPLKGIFTSISFAVFDENLLLVDPTDEEETQALARFTIVMNRDEFSYIHKSGGVPISPDLLSKSITRARSRSENISSLITKAISSK
- the LOC135163906 gene encoding uncharacterized protein LOC135163906 — translated: MAGPLKKQIASRKKAPQRVELTEDQKSDIKEAFDLFDPDGTGKIPTKELKVVLRALGFEPKKEELKKLVSDADPDAIGKLSFEEFLNIMTLKMGEKDTKEEILRAFKLFDDDDTGKITFKNLRRVAKELGENLTDEELQEMIDEADRDGDGEISQEEFMRIMRKTCTF